In the genome of Pseudomonas sp. P5_109, one region contains:
- a CDS encoding DUF2511 domain-containing protein: MGLAASKERMHQISPSANACPHCGAKKKPLIPSKLVGLAATAGVIYWFTFHVLFPGMTASVTRAEYGEKWPLTISEGKLSCVDPSSVLLEFQGVTYAMNDSASSHAKQFGWTEVNRIWRNDPENKGSKVAMTPLIEKGLALCAK, from the coding sequence ATGGGTTTGGCAGCCTCCAAAGAGCGCATGCATCAAATTTCACCATCCGCGAATGCGTGCCCCCACTGCGGGGCAAAAAAGAAACCTTTGATACCTTCAAAGCTGGTAGGACTCGCAGCCACCGCGGGAGTAATTTACTGGTTTACTTTTCATGTCTTGTTCCCGGGCATGACTGCCTCCGTTACCCGAGCTGAGTACGGCGAGAAATGGCCTCTGACCATCTCCGAAGGAAAACTTTCCTGTGTGGATCCGTCCTCGGTTCTGCTCGAGTTCCAAGGCGTAACTTATGCAATGAACGATTCTGCGAGCAGCCATGCGAAGCAGTTCGGCTGGACCGAAGTCAATAGAATTTGGCGTAATGATCCCGAAAACAAAGGATCGAAAGTGGCGATGACACCACTTATCGAGAAAGGGCTTGCGCTCTGCGCGAAATAA
- the pgsA gene encoding CDP-diacylglycerol--glycerol-3-phosphate 3-phosphatidyltransferase yields MNIPNLITVLRVLLIPIFILLFYLPYQWSYMASASVFAFAAATDWLDGYLARRLEQSTPFGAFLDPVADKLMVAVALVLLVQEHGNLWLTLPAAVIIGREIVVSALREWMAELGARAHVAVSNLGKWKTAAQMLALVILLANPKDFSFWVLLGYTLLMISAGLTLWSMVQYLRAAWPHLKTDVEKK; encoded by the coding sequence ATGAATATCCCTAATCTGATTACCGTTCTACGCGTTCTGCTCATACCGATCTTCATTTTGCTGTTCTACCTGCCTTACCAGTGGAGCTACATGGCCTCGGCCTCGGTCTTCGCATTCGCTGCCGCGACCGACTGGCTGGACGGGTACCTGGCCCGCCGCCTGGAACAAAGCACACCGTTCGGGGCTTTCCTCGATCCGGTTGCCGACAAGCTGATGGTTGCGGTTGCATTGGTACTGTTGGTGCAGGAACACGGCAACCTGTGGCTCACGCTGCCAGCTGCCGTGATCATCGGTCGCGAGATTGTCGTCTCGGCACTGCGCGAGTGGATGGCCGAACTGGGCGCTCGTGCCCATGTCGCCGTGTCCAACCTGGGCAAATGGAAAACCGCCGCGCAAATGCTGGCGCTGGTGATCCTGCTGGCCAATCCCAAGGACTTCAGCTTCTGGGTCTTGCTCGGTTATACCTTGCTGATGATCTCGGCTGGCCTGACTTTGTGGTCGATGGTCCAGTACCTGCGGGCCGCCTGGCCACATCTGAAGACTGACGTTGAAAAGAAATAA